From the genome of Miscanthus floridulus cultivar M001 chromosome 10, ASM1932011v1, whole genome shotgun sequence, one region includes:
- the LOC136489962 gene encoding uncharacterized protein has protein sequence MPPTDLKPLDDDLQRPSSFNSASSKGLISGVRNEGSHFGDNYETRDLRNRLPRVAPERLASIQLNNNSFANRKKGLLSSFYTISEKLHVFCGSLVILSLSYPLAANAKETFEDHGMQGIIIGSVISFFISCLLTALASYLRDSESIDGVGFHIFKWLVLLVFLFLSAGLCVILRFCAHTPKAVLWSLGTVGYIVILSIWVWVFYIEVLQIQEEMKKHFEMETRPPSEGPDRVPTLAAPGLPRAPI, from the exons ATGCCTCCGACCGATTTGAAGCCCTTG GACGATGATCTGCAGCGCCCATCATCATTTAACTCTGCTAGCAGTAAG GGGCTTATCAGTGGTGTGAGAAATGAGGGCAGCCATTTTGGCGACAACTATGAAACTAGGGATTTACGGAATAGGCTTCCTCGGGTTGCACCTGAG CGGTTGGCCAGCATTCAACTAAATAATAATTCTTTTGCGAACAGGAAGAAG GGTTTACTTAGTTCCTTCTACACTATTTCGGAGAAGCTGCATGTGTTCTGTGGCAGTCTCGTCATTTTGTCATTGTCATACCCTCTTGCTGCAAATGCAAAAGAGACCTTTGAGGACCATGGGATGCAAGGCATTATCATCGGAAGCGTCATATCATTCTTCATCAGCTGTCTTCTGACAGCTCTTGCGTCATACTTGAGAGACAGTGAGTCCATTGATGGTGTTGGATTCCACATCTTCAAATGGCTCGTGCTTCTGGTGTTTCTATTCCTTAGCGCAGGATTATGTGTGATACTACGTTTCTGCGCACACACCCCCAAAGCAGTCCTGTGGTCCCTTGGAACTGTAGGATACATTGTAATTCTGTCCATTTGGGTTTGGGTGTTCTACATAGAGGTGCTGCAG ATCCAGGAAGAAATGAAGAAACATTTTGAGATGGAAACTAGGCCACCGTCTGAGGGGCCTGACCGTGTGCCTACCTTGGCTGCTCCGGGACTGCCTCGGGCACCAATTTAG